The Dehalococcoidia bacterium nucleotide sequence CTCAGCGCACCAGTTGCCACTTCCCGCCCCGGATGGTCACCAGCACCAGGTCTTCCGACCTCAGGCCCAGGTGGTCCTGGGGGCTCATCCGGAAGACGCCTGTGGCCCCCACGTACTCGCCCAGGTTCTCCAAGGCGCGGGTGATGGCCTGGGGGTCGGTGCTGCCTGCCTTCTCGATGGCCGCCTTGAGAAGGCCCAGCGCGTCCCAGACGTAGCTGGCGAAGCCGGACATCTCCCCGTAGCGCTGGGTGTAGAGGCGGCCGAACTCCTGCAGCGCCTGGTACTGGCGGTCGCTCTGCGGTATCTGGTCCCAGACCAGGGTCTTGGGGTGGACCATGAAGGCCCCTTCGGCCGACTGACCGGCCAGGCGCAGGAACAGCTCCGCCCCGGCGCCGGCGTCGTGGTACATGGGCACGTTGATGCGCAGGTTCTCGACAGCGTTGCGCCGGGCCAGAGGCGCCCCGGGCGGGATCGCCCACACCACCACTGCCTGCGGGTTAGCGCTCATGATGCGGGTCAACTGGGGCGTAACGTCGGTGGCGTTGGCCTCGAACTTCTCGGCCGCCACGATCTGGATCTCGCCCCGCTGCTCGGCCGCCCGCCACGCGGCCAGCCCCGACTCGCCGTAAGGGTTGTTCACGGTGAGGAGGCCCACCCGCTGTATGCCCCGCCGCTTCATGTCCACCAGCATGGCGTCCACGTTCTGGGAGGCGTGGAAGGGGGTCTTGAAGACGTTGGGCCGCTGCTGCACAGGCACCACGATCTGGTCGGCGGAGCCCATGGAGAACACGGGCACCCTGGACTCGAGGATGGCGTCCATGGCCGCCAGGGTAGTGGGCGAAGTCCCCGGCCCCACGATGGCCACGACGCCCTGCTGTACCAGTCGCCGGGTCAGTACCGCCGCCTCGGTGGGGTCGGACTTGTTATCCACGATCACCAGCTCCACCGGCCGGCCCAGGATGCCGCCCTCGCGGTTGACCTTCTCCGCCCACAGGGTAGCGGCGCGGGCGTACGCCTCGCCTTGCACCGAGGCGCTGCCCGACTGCTCGATGTTGAGTCCGATCTTTATGGGCTCGCCGCTGGGCTGCCTCGCCCCTCCCGGAGTGGGCGTGCCCGGGGCCTTTTCCTCGCCGCCGCAGGCGGCCAGGAAGAGTATGGTCGCCACCACCAGCGCTGCTGTACGCCAGAAGGTCAACTTCATTGCCTGCCCTCCTGAAGAGAAATAGTCCTTCTCGGGAAGACGCCCGCACCCCGATAGGCTTTCGGCCCGCCAGTCCTCCCTAGCTGCTGGCCACCGCCTGGTACTGCCGGAACCAGGACTCGTCGTAGCCCGACACTTCCACCGACTCAGCCGCGGCCAGCACCAGGAACGGCGACCGGGACTCGATCATGATGCCGGTCTCCTCCCGCCAGGGCATTTCCTTTCCCTCGGGCGGCGGCGATTGCACCTGCTGCTGGCTGACCCTCACATCGGGCCCGTGGAAGGTTCCGGCCGGATGCAGAGTAGCATATCCGTCCTTCACTTCGGGCCGCGCGTGGTACCCGGAGTGGTTGAACAGCACCTCGTCGACGTCGTTCTGGTGAGGATAAGGCAGGGAGTGTACCCAGCGCGGCAGGAAGGCCTGCATCGACGCCCCCTCGTCCTCGGTCACGAACACTGTGTACGTGGGCGGATCCAGGTGAAAGTCGGGCGAGGACAGCGTGCGGATGTCCTTCAGGGCCAGCCGGAAGGGGTACAGATTCCCCTCCCAGGCGACGGCGTCGAACGGGCTGAAGGGGTAGCGCAGCACCGTCCAGGGCCCCACCAACCGCTTCACGTACACCGGGTAGTCGCCCCTGTCCGACGGCTCGTCCTCCACCTCTACCGGCTCCGGCGGCACGAGGGCCGCGTCGGGATAAGGATAGTTCCTTATCCAGTAGTGATAGGGGCGCATTACCCGTTTCGGGAACTCATAGAAGAGCATCACCACCGGCCCTCGGGAGCGGAGGGCATAGGTGGCGCCCCTGGGGAGGAAGAGGAACTGCCCGGCGCCGAACTCCAGCAGGCCGAAGTCGGTAGCTACCTCCCCCTGTCCCTGGTGGACGAACACGACGGTGTGAGCGTCGGCGTGGCGGAAGCGCAGCCTCGGGTCTGGTTGGCCCGTCAGTACCGAGATGAGCACCTCCTGCGACCAGAGCGCCGGCTGGGGGAAGGGCCCCGTCTGCATGGCCGCCAGGTGGAAGGCGCGCCGCCTCACCGCGCCCGGCGCGGGCGCGACGTCCTCGGGCCGCAGCGCGGGCACTCCCTCGGCCTCGTGCGCCTCGGCCACCACCATGGCTGGCCGCCGCCGGACCACCTCGGCCCCGAAGGCCAGAACCTCGTTCCAGTAGCCCTGGGGCGGACGCCCCGTCAGGGGGAAGCCTATCCCCTCGACGCCGGGCCGCACCCGGAACGCTGTCGGGAAACCTACCTTGCTCGGTACCACGTCCATGCCTCTACCTCCGTCCTTTCCGGTGGTGCGTAGGCTGTCGCTTCCCTCACGAGCGGCTGGGCGTAGCTGCCACGCGGGGCATCACCTCCCGGGCGAAGAGGGACATGGACTGCCGTACCCGCTCCGGCTCCAAGGCCCCGAAATTCATGAGGGCCATCACATGAGTGACCCCCATCTCGGCCAGCTTGCGTAGCCTCCCCGCCACCAGGTCAGGGTCGCCGAAGAGGATGAGCTCGCCGGCGTCCAGCTCCTCGAAGCTGCGCTGCCGCGCGTACAGGCGCGTCACGACGTAACGGCGGAGGGCGGCATCGGCCTCGGCCCTGGCTGCCTCTTTGCTGGCCGAGACGTACGTATGGAGGGCGACGGCCACATCGGGCTCGCCCGGCCCGCCGGCCTCTGCGTAGCCGCGGCGGTAGGCGGCGATGACCTCGCCCAGGTCGTCGATGGTATCGCAGGTCGCGTACGGCACCATCATGATGTTACGACCGGCCTTACCGACCTGGTAAGCGCGGTCGGCGTGGAGGATGGCGATCCAGAGGGGCGGATGGGGCTTCTGGTAAGGGGTGACGGCGATACGTACGTTGGCGACCCGATGATATGTGCCGTCGTAGCTGAAGGGCACCCCCTGCCAGGCGCGCACCATGACCTCCAGCGCCTCTTCGAACCGCTGCCGTCGCTCCTCGGGCGAGATGCCGAAGCCCTGGAACTCGTGCTGCAGATAGCCCGAACCAACACCGAGGCGCAAGCGGCCTTCGGACAGTTGGTCCAGCACCGCGTACTCCTCTGCCGCCAGCAGAGGGTTGTGGAAGGTGAGGACGGAGACGGCCACTCCCAGGCCAAGCCGCGAGGTCCGCTGGGAAGCTGCGCCCAGGAAGGCGGGAGGAGAGGGCACCACGCCGTACTCGTGGAAGTGGTGCTCGGCGATGAAATAGGCCCAGTAGCCCAGCTCCTCGGCGAGCTCCATCTCGGACAGCACCTGCGAATAGAGCTGGCGGATGGAGCGGGAGACATCCAGGTGATGGTCGCAGACTGAGAAGATGCTGAACTTCATGAGCCGCCCTCCTTGCGCGAGTTCGTCGCATTTATAGCACTTCTCGTGCGCATTGTCAACACATAGCGTTGTTGGGCCCTGCTCTCCCTGGCATGGATACAGCGCATCAGGCTTAGCAAATGAACGCTGTGATGGCCGTTGCTAAAACGGTAGCAGGTGCGATGCGAGAAGGCAGTGGTATGCCGTCGTTGGTGTTGCCGCCGTCCTGTAAACTGTTACCGGACTGTTTACCGAGCTTTCGTGCGACGGCGCTGGCGATCGACAGTGCAGCTCAGTTGCGTGGACGCGGGAGATAGCCCAGATACGCACCGAGGTCCGAATGGGCATTTGTGACCGAGTTGAGGCAAGCTGTCGAGCCGATGGTAACAGCCGGACTGACCCAGATACGGCAGCGACGAGCATACAGATACGAAATAGGCCGTGAGCTATATCACGCCATAGAGATAGAGTAGGAATTCCCGCTGGAGGAGGACGTTGCCGGCCCCTGAGGCACCCCTGCCCGAACGCGCCATCGACAGCCGCCACCTGTATCGCGGCCGCATCCTCAACCTGCGTCTGGACACAGTGGAGCTGCCCCGCGGGGGCACCGCCCAGCGCGAGATCGTGGAGCACGGCGACGTGGCCGCCATCGTGCCGATCGACCATCTGGGGAACGTAGTGCTGGTACGTCAGTTCCGGCTGGCCGTCGGCAGCGATCTGCTGGAAGTGCCAGCGGGTGGCATCGATCCCGGCGAGACGCCGGAGGAGGCGGCCCAGCGGGAGCTAGCCGAGGAGACGGGCCTCCGTGCCCGCCAGCTGCGCCGGCTGGGCGGCTTCTACGTCTCTCCGGGCTACACCAGCGAGTTCATCCACGTCTTCCTGGCACAGGGGCTTGAGCCGACCAGCGTGACCGCCGACCCGGACGAGGACATCGTCGTCGAGAGGGTGCAGCTCTCCAGGTCGTTGGAGCTGATACGGGAGGGCGCCATCCGCGACGCCAAAAGCATCGTCGGGCTATTATGGGCAGCCCGAGAGCTTGGCCTGCTCGTTGAAGCTAAGAGGGGCGGACATTAGAATGTCTTTGGCTGTCGAGGTTTGGGAAACGGACGACAACTTTCCCTCGGGGCCCGTGACCTCTCGTTCGGAGGTTTCTGACGATGGCACAACGCCAGGCCGTCTTCCCCCCTCACCGCTTGGGGATCGCCGCCACCCTGCGCCGCGACACCTGGTGGCTGGAGCCGTTGCTCTTCGCCATTGGCCTCGTCGCCTTCTTCGGATATCTTTCCGTCTCCGCCTTTCTGGACCGGTGGGCATTCGAGATCGGCCCCTATCATTCGCCTGTTTTTGAGTTCGGCCCCTTCATCTTCCTCGAAGACAAGCTCAAGGAAGGCTTCGGCCCGTGGTTCCTGTCCCCCGCCTTCATCATTCTGTGGGGGCCAGCGGGGTTCCGCCTGACCTGCTATTACTTCAGGAAGGCGTATTACCGGGCCATCTTCTGGGCGCCACCCGCATGCGCCGTGGGCGACTTGCCTACGCGCTATCACGGCGAAACACGGTTCCCGTTCCTGCTGCAGAACCTGCACCGCTACTTCATGTACGTTGCCCTCGTGCTGGTATGGTTCCAGTGGGCGAATGCCATACGCGGGTTCCACGACCCTGACGAAGGCTGGGGGATAGGGCTGGGGTCGGTCTTCTTGGTCGTCGACTCTGCCTTGCTTTCCCTCTACCTGTTCTCCTGTCATGCCCTGCGGCACCTGGTGGGCGGCGGCCTGGACTGCTTCTCCTGCTCGCGCTGGAACATGGTGCGCAAGCGGGGCTGGGACGTTGTTAGCCGCTTGAACGCGAATCACGGTCTGTGGGCATGGCTGAGCCTGTTCAGCGTTGCCTTGACCGACGTCTACATACGCCTGGTGGCCAACGGCCACATCACGGACCCCAACACCTGGAACAGTTTCTAGGGGGTGGAGGCAGTGCCCGGCTACGAAGTGCACGAATACGACGTCCTGGTGGTGGGCGCCGGCGGTGCCGGCCTGCGGTCCGCCATCGCCGCTGCCGAGGAGGGCGCCCGCACGGCCGTAGTCTGCAAGTCCCTCCTGGGGAAGGCCCACACGGTCATGGCCGAGGGTGGCATTGCCGCTGCCCTGGGCACCGTGGACCCCGATGACAACTGGCGCGTCCACTTCCGCGATACCATGCGCGGCGGCAAGCTGATGAACGACTGGCGCATGGCCATGATCCATGCCCAGGAGGCGCCCGAGCGGGTGCTGGAGCTGGAGCGCTGGGGCGCTGTCTTCGACCGCACCAAGGACGGCCGCATCCTGCAGCGGCCCTTCGGCGGCCATCGCTATTCCCGCCTGGCCCATGTGGGGGACCGCACCGGCCTGGAGATGATCCGCACCTTGCAGCAGAAAGCTGTGTCTCTCGGCATCGACGTCTTCATGGAGACCACCGTCAGTCGAATCCTGACCGACGCCGGCCGAGTGGCCGGGGCCGTGGCCTACCGTCGCGAGTCGGGGGAGTTGCTGGTCTTCCGCGCCCGGGCAGTGGTGCTGGCCACAGGCGGTGTGGGCAAGTGCTACAAGATAACATCCAACTCCTGGGAGTACACCGGCGATGGCCATTCCCTGGCCTACTGGGCCGGCGCCGACCTGCTGGGCATGGAGTTCGTCCAGTTCCACCCTACCGGGATGGTCTGGCCGCCCAGCGTCCGGGGCATCCTGGTCACCGAGGGCGTGCGCGGCGAGGGCGGGGTGCTGCTCAATAACAGGGGCGAGCGCTTCATGTTCAACTACATACCCGAC carries:
- a CDS encoding ABC transporter substrate-binding protein, with amino-acid sequence MKLTFWRTAALVVATILFLAACGGEEKAPGTPTPGGARQPSGEPIKIGLNIEQSGSASVQGEAYARAATLWAEKVNREGGILGRPVELVIVDNKSDPTEAAVLTRRLVQQGVVAIVGPGTSPTTLAAMDAILESRVPVFSMGSADQIVVPVQQRPNVFKTPFHASQNVDAMLVDMKRRGIQRVGLLTVNNPYGESGLAAWRAAEQRGEIQIVAAEKFEANATDVTPQLTRIMSANPQAVVVWAIPPGAPLARRNAVENLRINVPMYHDAGAGAELFLRLAGQSAEGAFMVHPKTLVWDQIPQSDRQYQALQEFGRLYTQRYGEMSGFASYVWDALGLLKAAIEKAGSTDPQAITRALENLGEYVGATGVFRMSPQDHLGLRSEDLVLVTIRGGKWQLVR
- a CDS encoding homogentisate 1,2-dioxygenase codes for the protein MDVVPSKVGFPTAFRVRPGVEGIGFPLTGRPPQGYWNEVLAFGAEVVRRRPAMVVAEAHEAEGVPALRPEDVAPAPGAVRRRAFHLAAMQTGPFPQPALWSQEVLISVLTGQPDPRLRFRHADAHTVVFVHQGQGEVATDFGLLEFGAGQFLFLPRGATYALRSRGPVVMLFYEFPKRVMRPYHYWIRNYPYPDAALVPPEPVEVEDEPSDRGDYPVYVKRLVGPWTVLRYPFSPFDAVAWEGNLYPFRLALKDIRTLSSPDFHLDPPTYTVFVTEDEGASMQAFLPRWVHSLPYPHQNDVDEVLFNHSGYHARPEVKDGYATLHPAGTFHGPDVRVSQQQVQSPPPEGKEMPWREETGIMIESRSPFLVLAAAESVEVSGYDESWFRQYQAVASS
- a CDS encoding LLM class flavin-dependent oxidoreductase; its protein translation is MKFSIFSVCDHHLDVSRSIRQLYSQVLSEMELAEELGYWAYFIAEHHFHEYGVVPSPPAFLGAASQRTSRLGLGVAVSVLTFHNPLLAAEEYAVLDQLSEGRLRLGVGSGYLQHEFQGFGISPEERRQRFEEALEVMVRAWQGVPFSYDGTYHRVANVRIAVTPYQKPHPPLWIAILHADRAYQVGKAGRNIMMVPYATCDTIDDLGEVIAAYRRGYAEAGGPGEPDVAVALHTYVSASKEAARAEADAALRRYVVTRLYARQRSFEELDAGELILFGDPDLVAGRLRKLAEMGVTHVMALMNFGALEPERVRQSMSLFAREVMPRVAATPSRS
- a CDS encoding NUDIX hydrolase, whose amino-acid sequence is MPAPEAPLPERAIDSRHLYRGRILNLRLDTVELPRGGTAQREIVEHGDVAAIVPIDHLGNVVLVRQFRLAVGSDLLEVPAGGIDPGETPEEAAQRELAEETGLRARQLRRLGGFYVSPGYTSEFIHVFLAQGLEPTSVTADPDEDIVVERVQLSRSLELIREGAIRDAKSIVGLLWAARELGLLVEAKRGGH
- a CDS encoding succinate dehydrogenase, whose product is MAQRQAVFPPHRLGIAATLRRDTWWLEPLLFAIGLVAFFGYLSVSAFLDRWAFEIGPYHSPVFEFGPFIFLEDKLKEGFGPWFLSPAFIILWGPAGFRLTCYYFRKAYYRAIFWAPPACAVGDLPTRYHGETRFPFLLQNLHRYFMYVALVLVWFQWANAIRGFHDPDEGWGIGLGSVFLVVDSALLSLYLFSCHALRHLVGGGLDCFSCSRWNMVRKRGWDVVSRLNANHGLWAWLSLFSVALTDVYIRLVANGHITDPNTWNSF